The Opitutaceae bacterium genome contains a region encoding:
- a CDS encoding glycoside hydrolase family 2 TIM barrel-domain containing protein translates to MVNHLRWLSAAIFLTWTAAAVGSESQEPSKWIEPTFEIDLSGEWNFVPENGVQSAIRVPGGGWLKQGFTCESGVYERWITIPKEAEGRVVRLELGAVNHELEGWIGEDVASLASFYRETTAFTGQDLDLTPHVQAGKRYLIRLAVRAFRDGRPVAPHAANWCESIARGIFRSAHLRVFPAIRIADLQVRTSVRRAELLAIATLVNSTPSQQRVMLHADVSSWNKAGWDYPVTTPVPVVLGPGETREVELGAMKWKAGPRSYWWPNVPYQPGYRAQLHLLDARLETDKGALHRARVRFGFREIRQDGPFYRLNEVRVNFRGDSLQVANYDRIDHGGKGDAIDTLPGFLPPSESNPGWPAAVDNFLRLNYNVQRQHMGPWTPYMLDVCDELGLMLIGESASRLNGFDRVNGRAPHEVKCLQDIVKRDRHHPSLVRWSTVNEAQTDDPHYHLELYEAVKALDPTRPISEDVWTKPGHYLNRSVEEVYSLLLDKDDFSWFEHYLSHDEKGNVRHYWGRMNDALIPMADRPYGVGEGNWYANGRLDAFTAFAAQFVLNRIDGASDIRPYVLLSLWVSSIPGVKTQDMIIEGNRFRPLLGDDNCPDPWSHPGLMRIQTATSPFLVADRDFWWRNRSGNGTLAFPTHLPELPADTEVERELSVFNDSLERAELEILCTLTSGHAQNPVLSVSKVNLVLEPGTKQTIRANFVTPPVNDPLVLRIRVIRGGATVFDDASTTYAVVGKLDREWDYDRSLDRSFSSLRLRVD, encoded by the coding sequence GTGGATCGAGCCGACCTTTGAAATCGACCTTTCCGGCGAGTGGAACTTCGTCCCTGAAAACGGCGTGCAATCAGCCATCCGGGTCCCTGGTGGCGGGTGGTTGAAACAAGGCTTCACATGTGAGTCGGGTGTCTACGAGCGCTGGATAACGATTCCAAAGGAAGCGGAGGGTCGGGTGGTCCGGTTGGAACTTGGAGCTGTGAACCACGAACTAGAGGGATGGATCGGTGAAGATGTGGCGTCGTTGGCTAGCTTTTATCGGGAGACGACGGCATTCACTGGGCAGGACTTAGATTTGACTCCACACGTCCAGGCGGGGAAGCGTTACCTCATCAGGTTGGCTGTGCGTGCATTTCGAGACGGACGTCCGGTGGCGCCTCACGCCGCAAATTGGTGCGAATCGATCGCTCGTGGAATCTTCCGGAGCGCGCACCTTCGCGTCTTCCCCGCGATAAGGATCGCCGATTTACAGGTGCGCACATCAGTACGGCGAGCGGAGCTGCTGGCGATTGCAACTCTCGTCAATTCAACCCCGTCGCAACAACGTGTCATGCTCCATGCAGACGTCTCCTCATGGAACAAAGCCGGTTGGGATTATCCCGTGACCACCCCCGTTCCTGTGGTCCTTGGGCCTGGTGAAACGCGAGAAGTGGAGTTGGGCGCAATGAAATGGAAGGCGGGACCACGTTCGTACTGGTGGCCGAACGTGCCGTATCAACCGGGATATCGGGCGCAACTCCATCTCCTCGATGCACGGCTTGAGACAGATAAGGGCGCTCTGCATCGCGCACGCGTCAGGTTTGGCTTCCGCGAGATCCGTCAGGACGGGCCTTTCTACCGCTTGAACGAAGTCCGGGTGAACTTTCGCGGAGACAGTCTTCAGGTCGCGAACTACGATAGAATCGATCACGGCGGCAAGGGAGATGCCATTGACACATTACCCGGCTTCCTGCCGCCAAGTGAGTCAAACCCCGGCTGGCCTGCGGCCGTCGACAACTTCCTGCGGCTGAATTATAACGTCCAACGCCAACACATGGGCCCTTGGACCCCCTATATGCTCGATGTATGCGATGAGCTTGGCCTGATGCTAATTGGAGAAAGCGCCTCGCGTTTGAACGGGTTTGATCGCGTAAACGGTCGTGCTCCACATGAAGTCAAGTGCCTTCAGGACATCGTGAAGCGCGACCGGCACCATCCCTCACTCGTACGCTGGTCGACGGTGAATGAAGCACAGACCGACGACCCGCATTATCACCTTGAACTTTACGAAGCGGTGAAAGCCCTGGATCCGACCCGACCGATTAGCGAGGACGTCTGGACAAAGCCGGGGCATTACCTCAACCGATCCGTGGAGGAAGTGTATTCGCTACTTTTGGACAAAGACGACTTCTCGTGGTTCGAGCACTACCTTTCTCATGATGAAAAGGGAAACGTGCGACACTACTGGGGCCGCATGAATGATGCGCTCATCCCGATGGCCGACAGACCTTACGGAGTTGGAGAGGGCAACTGGTACGCAAATGGACGTCTCGACGCCTTTACCGCATTTGCAGCGCAATTTGTACTCAACAGAATCGACGGAGCGTCGGACATACGGCCATATGTGTTGCTGTCATTGTGGGTTTCATCGATTCCGGGAGTCAAAACCCAGGACATGATCATCGAAGGGAACCGCTTCAGGCCCCTCCTGGGCGATGACAACTGCCCGGATCCCTGGTCGCACCCCGGCCTCATGAGAATCCAGACTGCAACGTCACCCTTTCTCGTCGCGGACCGAGATTTCTGGTGGCGCAATCGGAGCGGTAATGGAACGCTGGCCTTCCCGACTCACCTGCCCGAGTTGCCTGCGGACACGGAGGTTGAGCGGGAGCTGTCGGTATTCAATGACAGCCTTGAACGAGCCGAACTTGAGATCTTGTGCACGTTGACCTCGGGTCATGCCCAGAATCCAGTGCTCTCGGTGTCAAAAGTGAATCTTGTCCTTGAGCCAGGGACGAAGCAAACGATCCGCGCGAACTTCGTCACCCCTCCGGTCAACGACCCATTGGTGCTGCGCATCCGCGTCATCCGGGGTGGAGCGACAGTGTTTGACGATGCATCCACGACATATGCGGTCGTGGGCAAACTCGACCGTGAGTGGGACTACGATCGCTCCTTGGACAGGAGCTTCTCCTCGCTGAGATTGAGGGTGGATTGA